The following proteins come from a genomic window of Polaribacter dokdonensis:
- a CDS encoding OmpA family protein, which yields MKNFTKKIYTVALALAFTIAFTFSSCEATKNANNKQKGAAIGAAGGAILGAIIGNNVGSGKNSELGAVIGGVLGGGAGVLIGKRMDEQAKKIETEVPGAKVERVDDGIVVTFDENSGVYFDTNKSNINAKSQETLDKLAKVFLEFPDTKILVVGHTDNTGNADYNLSLSEKRAKSVTNYLISDGIASPRFETLWYGEAQPKYDNSTAEGRAKNRRVNVAIVPNDKMKNEAIKDAQN from the coding sequence ATGAAAAATTTTACAAAAAAAATATATACAGTAGCATTAGCATTAGCATTTACAATTGCATTCACATTTTCTAGTTGTGAAGCCACTAAAAATGCAAATAACAAACAAAAAGGAGCAGCAATAGGAGCAGCAGGTGGAGCCATTCTTGGAGCCATAATTGGTAACAATGTTGGTAGTGGAAAAAACAGCGAATTAGGAGCCGTTATTGGTGGCGTTCTTGGTGGTGGAGCAGGTGTTCTTATTGGTAAAAGAATGGATGAGCAAGCAAAGAAAATTGAAACTGAAGTTCCTGGTGCAAAAGTAGAAAGAGTAGATGATGGTATTGTTGTAACTTTTGATGAAAATAGTGGTGTGTATTTTGATACAAATAAGTCGAATATAAATGCTAAATCTCAAGAGACTTTAGATAAACTAGCTAAAGTGTTTTTAGAATTTCCTGATACCAAAATATTAGTTGTAGGGCATACAGATAATACAGGTAATGCAGATTATAACTTATCATTATCAGAAAAAAGAGCAAAGTCTGTAACTAACTATTTAATTAGTGATGGTATTGCAAGTCCAAGATTTGAAACCCTTTGGTATGGAGAGGCACAACCAAAATACGATAATTCAACTGCAGAAGGTAGAGCAAAAAACAGACGTGTAAACGTTGCTATTGTACCAAATGATAAAATGAAAAATGAAGCAATTAAAGATGCTCAAAACTAA
- a CDS encoding head GIN domain-containing protein, translating to MKKLLILLILTSSTLIAQVKGNKTIETKTYNITNLKELKVNLYAKITVDQSLSESMQISADSNLFDKIDTEIVDGKLNLNQLEWIQPSQKIVIKIGAPKLERLETGTHETLYLNNVNADYLNIMALVGKVIASGKVKQFNVGVELGEVDASKLISEKVRANIWGRGKAIVYAKDEIYSIVKNDGRLVLANTPKSLKGDTKKAIAKTKKSMSKNLTWISFKIKNNSWNRNNFVVVGPKKDGSSFSYGFPMMPGLTRKEKWSVGTKVYKVNRIGLRKLLVEIKADDKDKTVKLFQ from the coding sequence ATGAAAAAATTACTTATACTTTTAATACTTACTAGTTCAACTTTAATTGCTCAAGTAAAAGGGAATAAAACTATTGAGACAAAAACCTATAACATAACTAATCTAAAAGAACTTAAAGTTAATTTATATGCTAAAATTACAGTAGATCAATCTTTAAGCGAAAGCATGCAAATTAGTGCTGATAGCAATTTATTTGATAAAATTGATACTGAAATTGTTGATGGTAAACTAAATCTAAATCAGTTAGAGTGGATACAGCCTTCACAAAAAATAGTTATTAAAATTGGTGCACCTAAATTAGAACGATTAGAAACTGGTACTCACGAAACTTTATATTTAAACAACGTAAATGCAGATTATCTAAACATAATGGCTTTGGTTGGTAAAGTAATTGCTTCAGGTAAAGTAAAACAGTTTAATGTTGGTGTAGAGTTAGGTGAAGTTGATGCATCTAAACTTATTTCAGAAAAAGTTAGAGCTAACATTTGGGGAAGAGGAAAAGCTATTGTGTATGCTAAAGATGAAATTTATTCTATTGTAAAAAATGATGGAAGATTGGTATTAGCAAATACACCCAAATCATTAAAGGGAGATACTAAAAAAGCCATTGCCAAAACTAAAAAGAGCATGAGCAAAAATCTTACTTGGATTTCATTTAAGATAAAAAATAACTCTTGGAACAGGAATAATTTTGTTGTTGTTGGCCCTAAGAAAGATGGTAGTAGTTTTAGTTACGGTTTTCCAATGATGCCAGGCTTAACTAGAAAAGAAAAATGGAGTGTAGGCACCAAAGTTTATAAAGTAAATAGAATAGGTTTACGAAAACTATTGGTAGAAATAAAAGCAGATGATAAAGATAAAACTGTAAAATTATTTCAATAA
- a CDS encoding DoxX family protein, with protein MKTRFITLSKFIITPIIQKNWFADLLFSIPRIICGLLLTLSFGSDKFGLPWSNTPNLGLFEVVAWFPKDVAEYGGIFAIAPVFFAWMGAFSEAVGGLLLALGFKTRIASFLILCTMLVAIFLQKWNQGMWSMLPAMGFLWVSIYHLYLGSGRFGIDFLIAKKLNQ; from the coding sequence ATGAAAACACGTTTTATAACATTATCTAAATTCATTATCACCCCAATTATTCAGAAAAACTGGTTTGCAGATTTACTCTTTAGCATACCAAGAATTATTTGCGGCTTACTATTAACCTTAAGTTTTGGATCAGATAAATTTGGCTTGCCTTGGTCTAATACACCCAACTTAGGTTTATTTGAAGTTGTTGCTTGGTTTCCAAAAGATGTTGCAGAATATGGAGGAATCTTTGCAATAGCTCCTGTATTTTTTGCTTGGATGGGTGCTTTCTCTGAAGCTGTTGGTGGTTTATTATTAGCTCTTGGGTTTAAAACTAGAATAGCATCATTTTTAATTTTATGTACAATGTTGGTGGCTATTTTTCTTCAAAAATGGAACCAGGGTATGTGGTCTATGTTGCCAGCAATGGGCTTTTTATGGGTATCAATTTATCATCTGTATTTGGGTTCAGGAAGATTTGGAATCGACTTTTTAATCGCTAAAAAATTAAATCAATAA
- a CDS encoding helix-turn-helix domain-containing protein: MGWYNVFRNTKINYFLIPMGVAIAPLIYFYVKTITTSNFKFRKKDWLHFLLAFCLIIFRLGIYVYDSLQPGFNETQNGVLKLSIEEPIVSPLWVFVSFAQMLLYLAFTFQLFYNYRKRIREYFSNTYKLELNWILSFLIAFTLLFLYSSLQDIVGSLIIELNYKQRWWLNIFMALVVLFVGIKGYFTDTTKLNKLTFSFSPNPESIPQQKNNISEFSAEDLEKVSNYMKTEKPYLNPDLNLSDLSTSLNFSRAELSKIINTGFAKNFNDFINEYRVNTFKEKLESGEHKDFSLLGIAYDCGFNSKATFNRVFKKVTQTSPTEFLNTLKS; the protein is encoded by the coding sequence ATGGGTTGGTATAATGTATTTAGAAATACAAAAATCAACTATTTTTTAATTCCTATGGGGGTTGCAATTGCTCCTTTAATTTACTTTTATGTAAAAACCATTACAACCTCTAATTTTAAATTCCGTAAAAAGGATTGGCTTCATTTTTTATTAGCTTTTTGTCTAATAATTTTTCGATTAGGAATTTATGTTTACGACAGTTTACAGCCTGGTTTTAATGAAACACAAAATGGTGTTTTAAAACTTTCTATAGAAGAGCCAATTGTTTCTCCTCTTTGGGTTTTTGTAAGTTTTGCGCAAATGCTTTTGTATTTGGCGTTTACTTTTCAGCTATTTTATAATTATAGAAAAAGAATTAGAGAATACTTTTCTAACACTTATAAACTAGAACTTAATTGGATTCTTAGTTTTTTAATTGCATTTACATTATTATTTCTTTATAGTTCTTTACAAGATATTGTAGGTAGCTTAATTATTGAATTAAATTATAAACAACGCTGGTGGCTTAATATTTTTATGGCACTTGTAGTTCTGTTTGTTGGGATAAAAGGGTATTTTACAGATACTACAAAACTGAATAAATTAACCTTTAGCTTTTCTCCAAATCCAGAAAGTATACCTCAACAAAAAAATAATATTAGTGAGTTTTCTGCAGAAGATTTAGAAAAGGTTTCTAATTATATGAAAACCGAAAAACCATACCTAAATCCAGACTTAAATCTTTCTGATTTATCAACTTCTCTAAACTTTTCTAGAGCAGAATTAAGTAAAATTATAAACACTGGTTTTGCTAAAAACTTTAATGATTTTATTAATGAATATCGAGTAAATACATTTAAAGAAAAGTTAGAATCTGGAGAACATAAAGATTTTTCTTTACTAGGTATTGCTTATGATTGTGGTTTTAATAGCAAAGCAACCTTTAACAGAGTATTTAAAAAAGTTACACAAACTTCACCTACAGAATTCTTAAACACTCTTAAATCGTAA